The Halobacillus amylolyticus nucleotide sequence TTGCGCCAGCGTACGATGGCTAATAAAATAATAATGAATACATAAGCTGCTCCGAGCTGCCAGAGCGTGAGGTTAATCATTTCATCTCTCATGATGATCCCTTCCCTTGTAACGTATATTCATGGAAATCAATGGTTTGATCAGAAAACGCAGCCGCCACTGAACTGGAATGGGTCACAAAAATAACCGTTTTCTTTTGTTCCTCTGCAAATGTCATAAAATTCTCCATGACTTCATGCTCCAGATCCTCATCAAGGGAGGATGTTGGTTCATCCAGCAAATACACCGGGCTTTCCATAAGCGTCATTCGTGCTAAAGCCAAGCGCTGCTGTTCACCTCCAGATAAGGTTTCAGCCTCGCCCTCAAGATCTTTATGTAAACGAAAACGTTCCATCGCTTTCTTGCAAGCTGCTTCATCGGGTACTTCCTGCTCAGCGAAGTGAATGCCGGCTAACAGATTATCTTTCACACTTTCGCCAAACAATACGGGATGTTGTGTAAGCATGACTACTTCTCTTCGGTGCGCAATGGGCTCAAGTTCTGAGACATTTTTGCCACGGAAAAACAGCTTGCCGTCACTTGGGGAAATCATGTGATTCAGAAGCTTTAGAAATGTAGACTTACCACTGCCGCTTTCGCCGACAATACAAGTTTTCTGATGTTCATTGATCGTTAATGAAGGTATATGCAAGATATCATGATAGGTGACGTTCTCAAAGGTGAACAAAGCGGAAACACTCCTTAGACATAACAGAATGGGTACTTTTATAAGACTCTCTAAAGCCAATTTTATCCTAAATGAAGGACTAGAGAAACTAATACGAAACGGGTACGCCTTAATTTCCCACAAAGGTCATAAATTATCACATAGGTAGAGAAACGAGAGAGGATAAAGGATCATATAACGAAAGCGATGTCATTGCTGTTACAATTTGGGTTTGAAAATTTAAATTTGCGTCGCTTAGGACTGGATGTTTTTCATATAATGAAAGAGTGATTCGATCATTTCAGAAACTAGGCTTCAGGCAGGAAGGAGTCATTAGAAATAATCTCTATTACAATGGAGACATTATGCCTTATGGGTGTACTAAAGGGAAGGGTTTCTTGAAAAATAAGGATTGATGACATTTCGCTACTCCTAAGTGAAAAAATGTAGTAGTTTTTTGTGTCAACTGCAATGTTTTTTGAAAATAGTTAGGGGGTTCTCTTTATATGTAAATACTGCCTTTTTTATCAATCATTAAAACGATAAAAAGGGGTAGTGAATATGAAAACTCAATCTTTTCGGTTCTTATGGATCGGCCAGGCGGTTGCCAACCTAGGTGATGTGTTATTAATCGTTGGGCTGATCTCCATTTTATACACCTTAACTGAATCAGCATTGTATTTGGCGTTGTTGCCATTTGTGAATACGTTTGGACGTTTTATCAGTGGAATGATTTCTTCAATTGTACTAAATAAATATCGGCTGAAGTCTTTGTTAGCTTGGTCTCAAGTGGGAAAAACAGCTGTATTGTTTGGACTTTCATTATTGATCAGTTTTTTGCCCG carries:
- a CDS encoding ABC transporter ATP-binding protein → MFTFENVTYHDILHIPSLTINEHQKTCIVGESGSGKSTFLKLLNHMISPSDGKLFFRGKNVSELEPIAHRREVVMLTQHPVLFGESVKDNLLAGIHFAEQEVPDEAACKKAMERFRLHKDLEGEAETLSGGEQQRLALARMTLMESPVYLLDEPTSSLDEDLEHEVMENFMTFAEEQKKTVIFVTHSSSVAAAFSDQTIDFHEYTLQGKGSS